Within Paenibacillus sp. RUD330, the genomic segment GCTGCTCGCGGAACGCCGCCGGATCGAGCCCCGGAGGCATCGCCTCGTCGGACATGAGCCGGTCGGCCAAGGAAGGCTCCGCGAAGGCAATCAGCACTTTGCTCGATGCCCCCACATAGAGCGGCAGCCTGAGGCCGACCGGCGCGACCCTGCGGATCGCCTGGTTGCTTTGGACGGCCTGGATGCGGATCCGCTCCCGCCCGTCCTGCACATACAGGCTTACCGTCTCGCCGATCGTGTCGCGAAGCCGCTCCATCTCCGGCAGGCAGATCGCGGCGGGATCGCCGGAGCGCGATATATGCGCGGCGAGCTCCCAGATCTTCATCCCGAGCCGGTATCTCTCCGAGCTGCGGTCGCGCTCCAGGAAGCCCTTGTCCTCCAGCGTCGCCAGCATCCGGTGGACGGTGCTCTTATGGA encodes:
- a CDS encoding IclR family transcriptional regulator, which gives rise to MEPKAARADEGKSNVRAVERALDILLCFTTETDLPMTEIAERVGLHKSTVHRMLATLEDKGFLERDRSSERYRLGMKIWELAAHISRSGDPAAICLPEMERLRDTIGETVSLYVQDGRERIRIQAVQSNQAIRRVAPVGLRLPLYVGASSKVLIAFAEPSLADRLMSDEAMPPGLDPAAFREQLEEIRRMGYATSQEEREPGAAAVSAPVFDRSGRLAAALSVSGPSARFTPEIIAEQSALIIQSAQRMGAMLSG